The following proteins are co-located in the Osmia lignaria lignaria isolate PbOS001 chromosome 12, iyOsmLign1, whole genome shotgun sequence genome:
- the CAH1 gene encoding carbonic anhydrase 1, which yields MADKSEWDYSIQNGPSTWMSKFPMAAGSRQSPVNIETDRVESDHEALSSKPLQWKYPATASRKLVNPGYCWRMDTDCEGTFLSGGPLMDDVYKLEQYHCHWGCSDSRGSEHTVNGQAFAGELHLVHWNTSKYNTFAEAAKASDGLAVLGVFLKVGKTHEEMDKIARLLPYVSHKNEMMEIREPIDPSKLIPDDNGYWTYLGSLTTPPCNESVTWILFKKCIEVSHHQLNIFRNLRKFSRGEECPCHENHGAVINNFRPPMPLGNRVLRECGSF from the exons GACCGAGCACCTGGATGTCGAAATTTCCAATGGCAGCTGGATCGAGACAGAGTCCAGTGAACATCGAGACGGATCGAGTAGAATCGGATCACGAGGCACTGAGTAGCAAACCCCTGCAATGGAAATATCCGGCCACCGCTTCCCGGAAGCTCGTTAATCCTGGTTACTGCTGGAGGATGGACACCGATTGCGAGGGCACAT TTTTGAGCGGTGGTCCATTGATGGACGATGTCTACAAACTAGAACAGTATCATTGTCACTGGGGCTGTAGTGATTCCAGAGGGTCAGAACACACAGTCAATGGTCAAGCATTCGCAGGAGAG CTGCATCTGGTGCATTGGAACACAAGCAAATACAACACCTTCGCCGAAGCCGCGAAAGCATCCGATGGCCTTGCAGTTCTCGGTGTGTTCTTGAAG GTGGGTAAGACACACGAGGAGATGGACAAGATAGCTCGTCTATTGCCGTACGTGTCGCACAAGAACGAAATGATGGAGATCAGAGAACCAATCGATCCTAGCAAACTGATTCCTG ATGACAATGGTTATTGGACGTATTTGGGATCGCTGACGACACCTCCTTGCAACGAGAGCGTCACTTGGATTCTCTTTAAAAAGTGCATCGAGGTGTCCCATCACCAGCTGAATATTTTCCGTAATTTGAGAAAATTCTCTCGTGGAGAGGAATGCCCGTGCCATGAGAATCATGGAGCT GTAATCAACAACTTCCGTCCGCCGATGCCGCTTGGAAATCGCGTGCTACGCGAGTGTGGTAGCTTCTGA